In a single window of the bacterium genome:
- a CDS encoding N-acetylmannosamine-6-phosphate 2-epimerase produces MTSHLVDRLHRRLIVSCQALPGSPLRDPAIIAALAQCAERGGAGGVRIDGPEDVAATRRAVAVPIIGLYKVRGSSPIYITPTLDTARAVARAGADIVAVQATRERNAAGDSLAALIAGVHTECRVPVMADVSTLEEGIAAEAAGADLVATTMAGYTPHSRQIAGPDLALVRDLAGRVSLPIVAEGRIRTPDDAAEAFGAGAWAVVVGRAITMPESITEGFVRAVTAAQGPPGAGRPTPHS; encoded by the coding sequence GTGACGTCCCACCTCGTGGATCGGCTGCACCGCCGCCTGATCGTCTCCTGCCAGGCGCTGCCCGGAAGCCCTCTGCGCGATCCGGCCATCATCGCCGCCCTCGCGCAATGCGCCGAACGCGGCGGGGCGGGCGGGGTGCGCATCGACGGCCCGGAGGACGTCGCGGCGACCCGCCGGGCGGTCGCGGTTCCCATCATCGGCCTCTACAAGGTGCGCGGCTCGTCCCCGATCTACATCACCCCGACGCTCGACACGGCGCGCGCCGTCGCTCGGGCCGGGGCCGACATCGTGGCGGTGCAGGCGACCAGAGAACGCAACGCCGCCGGGGACTCCCTCGCGGCGCTCATCGCGGGGGTTCACACGGAGTGCCGCGTCCCGGTGATGGCCGATGTCTCGACCCTGGAGGAAGGCATCGCCGCGGAAGCGGCGGGCGCCGATCTCGTCGCCACCACCATGGCGGGGTACACCCCGCACAGCCGGCAGATCGCCGGGCCGGACCTCGCGCTCGTCCGGGACCTCGCCGGCCGGGTCTCGCTCCCCATCGTTGCCGAAGGGCGGATCCGCACGCCGGACGACGCGGCCGAGGCGTTCGGCGCGGGGGCGTGGGCGGTGGTCGTCGGCCGGGCGATCACGATGCCGGAGTCGATCACCGAAGGGTTCGTGCGCGCGGTGACCGCGGCCCAGGGTCCGCCGGGGGCGGGGCGGCCGACCCCCCACTCCTGA
- the glpK gene encoding glycerol kinase GlpK gives MPHPLPRHEGAGPGPLVAAIDQGTTGTRCMLFDEAGRPVAGAYEEHSQLTPQPGWVEHDPEEIWEKTVRVVRGALARAGGAAGRLAAVGVTNQRETTVLWDRRTGRPLYRAIVWQDTRTREACQALIARGVEPAVRGRTGLPIATYFSALKAAWILEHVPGVRSHAERGGVCFGTMDSWIIWWLTGGPAGGVHVTDATNASRTMLMDLRARAWDDEMLRLADLPPAILPQIRLSSERYGVTLADGPFGARVAVAGDLGDQQAALVGQTCYRPGDAKNTYGTGCFLLAHTGDHPVASRHGLLSTMAYALPHEVAFALEGSVAVAGAAVQWLRDNLGLIRTAAETEAIAASVADAGGIYFVPAFSGLFAPHWDMDARGVIVGLTRYITRAHLVRATLEAICYQTREVLEAMEQDAGIRLSGLRVDGGASRNDFLMQLQADILGIPVIRPTVSETTALGVAYAAGLAGGVWGSLDGLREQWEVDRRFEPTWSAARREAGYAGWRRAVARTRGWVTSEPGTA, from the coding sequence ATGCCGCATCCCCTCCCGCGGCACGAGGGGGCCGGGCCCGGCCCCCTCGTGGCGGCGATCGACCAAGGGACGACCGGGACCCGATGCATGCTGTTCGACGAGGCCGGCCGGCCGGTGGCGGGCGCCTACGAAGAACATTCGCAGCTGACCCCTCAGCCGGGATGGGTGGAGCACGATCCCGAGGAGATCTGGGAGAAGACCGTACGCGTGGTTCGCGGCGCGCTCGCGCGCGCGGGGGGGGCGGCGGGCCGTCTCGCCGCCGTCGGGGTGACCAACCAGCGTGAGACGACGGTGCTGTGGGACCGGCGGACCGGGCGGCCGCTCTACCGCGCGATCGTCTGGCAGGATACGCGAACGCGCGAGGCATGCCAGGCGCTGATCGCGCGGGGGGTGGAGCCCGCCGTGCGGGGGCGCACCGGGCTGCCGATCGCGACCTACTTTTCCGCGCTGAAGGCCGCCTGGATCCTCGAGCACGTGCCGGGGGTGCGGTCGCACGCGGAGCGGGGCGGGGTCTGCTTCGGCACGATGGACTCGTGGATCATCTGGTGGCTCACCGGGGGTCCGGCGGGCGGGGTGCACGTGACCGACGCGACGAACGCCTCGCGCACCATGCTGATGGACCTCCGAGCCCGGGCGTGGGACGACGAAATGCTCCGGCTCGCGGACCTGCCGCCGGCGATCCTGCCCCAGATCCGGCTGAGCAGCGAGCGGTATGGGGTCACGCTCGCGGACGGCCCGTTCGGCGCGCGCGTCGCGGTGGCCGGAGACCTGGGGGACCAGCAGGCCGCGCTCGTCGGGCAGACCTGCTACCGGCCCGGCGACGCGAAGAACACGTACGGGACGGGCTGCTTCCTCCTGGCGCACACGGGCGACCACCCCGTGGCCAGCCGCCACGGGCTCCTGTCGACGATGGCCTATGCGCTCCCGCACGAGGTGGCGTTCGCGCTCGAGGGGTCGGTCGCCGTCGCCGGCGCGGCGGTGCAGTGGTTGAGGGATAACCTGGGCTTGATCCGGACCGCGGCGGAGACCGAAGCGATCGCGGCGAGCGTGGCCGACGCGGGCGGCATCTACTTCGTGCCGGCGTTCTCCGGTCTCTTCGCGCCCCACTGGGACATGGATGCCCGCGGCGTGATCGTCGGCCTCACCCGCTACATCACCCGTGCGCACCTGGTCCGCGCCACGCTGGAGGCGATCTGCTATCAGACCCGGGAGGTGCTGGAGGCGATGGAGCAGGACGCGGGCATCCGCCTCTCCGGCCTCCGGGTGGACGGGGGGGCGTCGCGCAACGATTTCCTGATGCAGCTCCAGGCGGACATCCTGGGGATCCCCGTGATCCGCCCCACGGTCAGCGAGACCACCGCCCTTGGCGTCGCCTACGCCGCGGGGCTGGCCGGCGGGGTGTGGGGCTCGCTCGACGGGTTGCGCGAGCAGTGGGAAGTGGACCGCCGGTTCGAGCCCACTTGGTCGGCCGCGCGCCGCGAGGCGGGGTACGCGGGATGGCGGCGCGCGGTGGCGCGCACGCGGGGATGGGTGACGTCCGAGCCGGGAACGGCCTGA
- a CDS encoding CehA/McbA family metallohydrolase produces the protein MGLVNPFAQAGRWYRGIFHCHTTNSDGGRSVDTLVAWYGEQGYDFVAITDHNQLTPPPAGGRARPLLVPGTEVDVGRSRAGQPYHLVGIGLREMVDLPRDVAARYRLPVQDVIGALRRAGAVVFVAHPYWSGLVLDDLLPLEGIAGIEVFNANTEIEIGKGYSGVHWDDCLSLGKPLLGAANDDAHWRLRDFGQAWTMLRAETLTPEAVVGALGAGAFYGSTGPVLDDVTFDGQTATVRIAPPGAAEVRFACDHRWGRRVVADGSPLTSATYALLGREKFLRVEVTGPSGGRAWTNPLFLAR, from the coding sequence GTGGGACTGGTCAATCCGTTTGCGCAGGCGGGGCGGTGGTACCGGGGCATCTTTCACTGCCACACCACGAACTCCGACGGGGGGCGGTCCGTCGACACCCTCGTCGCCTGGTACGGCGAGCAGGGGTACGACTTTGTCGCGATCACCGATCACAACCAGCTGACCCCTCCCCCCGCCGGGGGACGCGCGCGGCCGCTGCTGGTCCCGGGGACCGAGGTGGACGTCGGCCGGTCCCGGGCCGGCCAGCCCTACCATCTCGTCGGCATCGGCCTGCGGGAGATGGTCGATCTCCCGCGCGACGTGGCGGCGCGTTACCGGCTCCCCGTCCAGGACGTGATCGGCGCGCTCCGCCGGGCCGGCGCCGTCGTATTCGTCGCGCATCCCTACTGGAGCGGGCTGGTGTTGGACGACCTGCTGCCCTTGGAGGGGATCGCCGGGATCGAGGTGTTCAACGCCAACACCGAGATCGAGATCGGGAAAGGGTACAGCGGGGTGCACTGGGACGACTGTCTGAGCCTCGGCAAGCCGCTGCTGGGAGCGGCGAACGACGACGCCCACTGGCGCCTGCGGGACTTCGGGCAGGCCTGGACGATGCTGCGGGCGGAGACGCTCACGCCGGAGGCGGTGGTCGGCGCGCTCGGGGCGGGGGCGTTCTACGGGTCCACGGGGCCGGTGCTGGACGACGTGACGTTCGACGGGCAGACAGCGACGGTGCGCATCGCGCCGCCGGGAGCGGCCGAGGTGAGGTTTGCCTGCGATCACCGGTGGGGGCGGCGGGTGGTCGCGGACGGATCGCCCCTCACCAGCGCGACCTACGCGCTCCTCGGCCGGGAAAAGTTCCTGCGCGTGGAGGTCACCGGGCCGTCGGGCGGCCGCGCGTGGACAAACCCGTTGTTCCTCGCCCGATGA
- a CDS encoding carbohydrate ABC transporter permease, producing the protein MTDRGPAGARASRRSWKRTAAEWGLNALMLALGLIVLFPLLYAVATSLKTPAEVNQYPPSLWPRTFDFANYSDALRAAPIARFLLNSFIQSGAVTVGELVTAALAAFAFSYIEFPGRQALFFLFLSTLMIPGEVTLIPNYLTIRSVGWLDTYPALVAPYLATAFGTFLLRQFFLSIPRELWHAALIDGCSRRRYLATIVVPLARPAFATLTIYAFLSTWNQYLWPLLVINSQQMRTVQIGLALLQSQESVSWSLVMAGIVMIVAPTVFLFLIGYRHVVRGLTAGAVKG; encoded by the coding sequence GTGACGGACCGCGGCCCCGCGGGCGCTCGGGCCTCACGGCGCTCCTGGAAGCGGACCGCGGCGGAGTGGGGACTCAACGCGCTGATGCTGGCCCTCGGCCTGATCGTGTTGTTTCCTCTCCTCTACGCGGTGGCGACCAGCCTGAAGACTCCGGCCGAGGTCAACCAGTACCCGCCGTCCCTGTGGCCGCGCACCTTCGACTTCGCGAATTACTCCGACGCCTTGCGGGCCGCGCCGATCGCGCGGTTCCTCCTCAACTCCTTCATCCAGTCGGGAGCGGTGACGGTGGGAGAGCTGGTCACCGCGGCGCTGGCGGCGTTCGCCTTCAGTTACATCGAGTTTCCCGGGCGCCAGGCGCTGTTCTTCCTGTTTCTCTCCACGCTGATGATCCCGGGCGAGGTCACCCTCATCCCCAACTACCTGACGATCCGGAGCGTGGGATGGCTCGACACCTATCCGGCCCTCGTCGCCCCGTACCTGGCGACGGCGTTTGGGACGTTCCTCCTCCGCCAGTTCTTCCTCTCGATCCCGCGAGAGCTCTGGCACGCCGCGCTGATCGACGGCTGCTCGCGGCGTCGATACCTGGCGACGATCGTGGTGCCGCTCGCGCGGCCGGCGTTCGCGACGCTGACGATCTATGCCTTCCTGTCCACCTGGAACCAGTACCTGTGGCCGCTCTTGGTCATCAACTCGCAGCAGATGCGGACGGTGCAGATCGGCCTGGCCCTCCTGCAGTCACAGGAGTCGGTCTCCTGGAGCCTCGTCATGGCGGGGATCGTCATGATCGTCGCCCCGACGGTGTTCCTGTTCCTGATCGGCTACCGGCACGTGGTGCGGGGCCTGACGGCGGGGGCGGTCAAAGGGTGA
- a CDS encoding ABC transporter substrate-binding protein: MMTRTRMTRRHFLAAAGTVGVAAAGVGLAPAVVRAQAPTRIVFWHSMGGNLGETVVKAFVDRFNASRTDIQVEAQFQGSYDDAVNKLRASIQSTAVPAVAQVYDIGTRFMIDSKGIVPMQDFIDREKFSLAQFEPNILAYYRVGDRLYSMPFNTSSAILYYNVDMFKKAGLDPKQPPRTFEEIDAAARKLVQSGTTKSGITIAIYGWFFEQLLARQGALYANNGNGRDKPASEVVYNREEAGARILDWWAGMVKDGIATNPGRPTAASQRAFVAGQTAMTVDSTAVLASLLRGAAGQFEVGTGYFPKPPAAKTGGSIVGGASAWILKNRPEKEQQAAWEFVKFISAPAQQAAWYVGTGYFPIRKDAYREPVAQAALAAHPQFLTAISELRSSPINRATQGALLGVFPEARQKSEEAIEARVLGRKSTRQALDDAARSVDQAIAVYNRTMGVA, from the coding sequence ATGATGACACGCACGCGCATGACCAGACGTCACTTTCTCGCCGCGGCCGGGACGGTGGGGGTCGCCGCCGCGGGCGTCGGGCTCGCTCCGGCCGTGGTGCGGGCGCAGGCGCCGACCCGGATCGTCTTCTGGCACTCGATGGGCGGCAACCTCGGGGAGACGGTGGTCAAGGCGTTCGTGGACCGGTTCAACGCCTCGCGCACGGACATCCAGGTGGAGGCCCAGTTCCAGGGATCCTACGACGACGCCGTGAACAAGCTGCGCGCCTCGATCCAGTCCACGGCGGTGCCGGCGGTGGCCCAGGTGTACGACATCGGCACCCGGTTCATGATCGACAGCAAGGGGATCGTGCCGATGCAGGACTTCATCGATCGCGAGAAGTTCAGCCTCGCCCAATTCGAGCCGAACATCCTCGCCTACTACCGGGTGGGAGATCGTCTCTACTCGATGCCGTTCAACACCTCGAGCGCGATCCTATACTACAACGTCGATATGTTCAAGAAGGCGGGGCTGGACCCGAAGCAGCCCCCGCGGACGTTTGAGGAGATCGACGCGGCCGCGCGGAAGTTGGTCCAGAGCGGCACAACGAAGTCGGGGATCACGATCGCGATCTACGGATGGTTCTTTGAGCAGCTCCTCGCCCGCCAGGGCGCCCTGTACGCCAACAACGGCAACGGTCGGGATAAGCCGGCCAGCGAGGTCGTCTACAACCGGGAGGAGGCGGGGGCCCGCATCCTGGACTGGTGGGCGGGAATGGTGAAAGACGGGATCGCCACCAACCCGGGGCGGCCGACCGCGGCGAGCCAGCGCGCGTTCGTCGCTGGCCAGACCGCGATGACGGTGGACTCGACGGCGGTGCTGGCGAGCCTGCTGCGGGGGGCGGCGGGCCAGTTCGAGGTGGGGACCGGGTACTTCCCCAAGCCCCCGGCGGCGAAGACCGGCGGGAGCATCGTGGGCGGGGCGTCGGCGTGGATCCTGAAAAACCGGCCGGAAAAAGAACAGCAGGCCGCGTGGGAGTTCGTCAAGTTTATCAGCGCGCCCGCGCAGCAGGCGGCGTGGTATGTCGGCACGGGGTACTTCCCGATCCGCAAGGACGCGTACCGCGAGCCGGTGGCGCAGGCCGCGCTGGCCGCCCACCCACAATTCCTGACCGCGATCAGCGAACTGCGCAGCAGTCCGATCAACCGCGCGACCCAGGGAGCGCTGCTCGGGGTGTTCCCGGAGGCGCGGCAGAAGTCCGAGGAAGCGATCGAGGCGAGGGTCCTCGGCCGGAAGTCTACCCGGCAGGCGCTCGACGACGCGGCGCGGAGCGTCGACCAGGCCATCGCCGTGTACAACCGCACGATGGGAGTCGCCTAA
- a CDS encoding BadF/BadG/BcrA/BcrD ATPase family protein — MEYFLGVDGGATSTTCAVCDRDGRILGIGHGGPSNHILAPGGEARARAAIESALGNALAAAGASPSAFDAAQFGMTGINRDSEPARVFGRVVSSLLTARITQIDNDAAVALAGALAGGPGVVVIAGTGSVALGRDPSGREARAGGWGYLFGDEGSGFALGLGGVRAALRARDETGGPTVLETMIPQRFGADLGEIPLRYYEGRVPRSEIAALASAVTAAAADGDPVARTLVDDAAEGLAGIAAAVIRRLTWPDGTVAVAAVGGVFKAGPTLLAPLKAAIAARAAGAVLVPPRFAPAVGALLLAMRAAGVRPTPERLALLAATWELRSAA; from the coding sequence ATGGAGTACTTCCTCGGCGTTGACGGCGGCGCCACCAGCACGACGTGCGCGGTGTGCGACCGCGACGGACGGATCCTCGGCATCGGCCACGGCGGCCCCAGCAACCACATCCTGGCCCCCGGCGGGGAGGCGCGCGCTCGCGCGGCCATTGAGAGCGCGCTGGGGAACGCGCTCGCGGCGGCGGGAGCCTCGCCGTCGGCGTTCGACGCGGCGCAGTTCGGGATGACGGGCATCAACCGCGACTCCGAACCGGCGCGCGTGTTCGGGCGAGTGGTCTCGTCCCTCCTCACGGCCCGGATCACGCAGATCGACAACGACGCGGCCGTGGCGCTGGCCGGCGCGCTGGCCGGCGGGCCGGGGGTCGTGGTCATCGCCGGGACCGGGTCGGTGGCGCTGGGCCGGGATCCGTCGGGCCGGGAGGCGAGGGCCGGCGGGTGGGGATACCTCTTCGGGGACGAGGGGAGCGGGTTCGCACTCGGACTGGGCGGCGTGCGGGCGGCGCTGCGCGCCCGCGATGAAACGGGCGGTCCCACCGTGCTGGAGACCATGATCCCGCAGCGGTTTGGCGCCGACCTCGGCGAGATCCCGCTCCGCTATTACGAGGGCCGGGTGCCGCGGTCGGAGATCGCCGCCCTCGCCTCCGCCGTGACCGCCGCCGCCGCGGACGGCGATCCGGTCGCGCGGACCCTCGTCGACGACGCCGCCGAGGGGCTCGCCGGGATCGCGGCCGCGGTCATCCGGCGCCTGACCTGGCCCGATGGGACGGTGGCGGTCGCCGCCGTGGGCGGCGTGTTCAAGGCGGGCCCGACCCTGCTCGCCCCGCTCAAGGCGGCCATCGCCGCCCGGGCGGCCGGGGCGGTGCTGGTGCCGCCCCGATTTGCCCCGGCGGTCGGCGCGCTGCTGCTGGCGATGCGCGCCGCGGGGGTCCGCCCCACGCCCGAACGGCTGGCGCTGCTCGCCGCGACGTGGGAACTGCGGAGCGCGGCGTGA